A region of Chitinophaga horti DNA encodes the following proteins:
- a CDS encoding carboxymuconolactone decarboxylase family protein — translation MSELVKEFNDYREKMNEVILGKQNKVINRLFNLDTNTYAEGALSTKVKEMLGLVASMVLRCDDCIKYHLGKAHEQGVTTEEMYEIFAVANIVGGTIVIPHTRRAAEYWEELQGAN, via the coding sequence ATGAGCGAGTTGGTGAAGGAATTCAATGACTATCGGGAGAAAATGAACGAGGTAATACTCGGCAAGCAGAATAAAGTGATTAACCGCCTCTTCAACCTGGACACAAACACCTATGCAGAAGGCGCGTTAAGCACTAAAGTAAAGGAAATGCTCGGGCTGGTAGCTTCGATGGTATTGCGATGCGACGACTGTATCAAATATCACCTTGGCAAAGCGCATGAGCAGGGCGTAACTACAGAAGAGATGTACGAGATCTTTGCAGTAGCCAATATAGTGGGTGGTACCATCGTTATACCCCACACCAGGCGTGCAGCGGAGTATTGGGAGGAGTTACAGGGCGCCAACTAA
- a CDS encoding 2-oxoacid:ferredoxin oxidoreductase subunit beta: protein MSTATVTPQPLTAKDFATDQEVRWCPGCGDYSILKQVQTIMPGLGIPKENIVIVSGIGCSSRFPYYMNTYGMHSIHGRATAIASGLKAARPELSVWIVTGDGDGLSIGGNHTIHLLRRNFDVNVMLFNNQIYGLTKGQYSPTSETNKVTKSTPFGSIDHPFNPLALALGADATFIARSMDRDPKHLQELLKRSHAHKGASFLEIYQNCNIFNDGAFEIFTEKGSKPQETIFVEQGQPLIFGAAKDKGIKLDGLRPVVVDLNDGVHTAADLWIHDEHDFYKAQILTRMFDDPRIEGHLPRPFGVFYQAFRPTYEDIMGAQLEEAFAKRGNGDLDKLLAGNETWTIK from the coding sequence ATGTCAACAGCAACTGTCACTCCGCAACCGTTAACGGCCAAGGATTTTGCTACGGACCAGGAAGTACGCTGGTGCCCGGGCTGCGGGGACTATTCCATATTAAAACAGGTTCAGACCATTATGCCCGGACTGGGTATTCCTAAGGAGAACATTGTGATTGTTTCCGGTATCGGCTGTTCTTCCCGTTTCCCCTACTACATGAATACTTACGGCATGCACTCGATCCACGGTCGCGCTACAGCGATCGCCTCCGGATTGAAAGCTGCCCGCCCCGAACTGAGCGTTTGGATCGTTACCGGCGACGGCGACGGCCTGTCTATCGGTGGCAACCACACTATACACCTGCTGCGCCGCAACTTCGACGTAAACGTAATGCTGTTTAACAACCAGATTTACGGTTTAACGAAAGGCCAGTACTCTCCCACTTCGGAAACCAATAAGGTAACCAAGTCGACCCCGTTCGGCAGTATCGACCATCCGTTTAACCCGCTGGCGCTTGCCCTGGGTGCGGATGCAACCTTTATAGCCCGCAGTATGGACCGCGATCCCAAACACCTGCAGGAACTGCTGAAACGCAGCCATGCACACAAGGGCGCTTCCTTCCTGGAAATTTACCAGAACTGTAACATCTTTAACGATGGTGCATTCGAGATCTTCACCGAAAAAGGCAGCAAACCGCAGGAGACCATCTTCGTAGAACAGGGTCAGCCCCTGATTTTCGGCGCCGCCAAAGACAAGGGTATTAAACTCGATGGCCTCCGTCCGGTGGTAGTAGACCTGAACGACGGCGTTCACACCGCCGCCGACCTGTGGATTCACGACGAACACGACTTCTACAAGGCCCAGATACTCACCCGCATGTTCGACGATCCGCGTATCGAAGGCCACCTGCCACGTCCGTTCGGCGTGTTTTACCAGGCCTTCCGTCCGACGTATGAGGACATCATGGGTGCCCAGCTCGAAGAAGCCTTCGCTAAACGCGGCAACGGCGACCTCGACAAATTGCTCGCAGGCAACGAAACCTGGACGATCAAATAG